From one Paenibacillus terrae HPL-003 genomic stretch:
- the rpsN gene encoding 30S ribosomal protein S14 — MAKKSKVVKEKKRQEIVAKYTDLRRELKANGDYEALQKLPRDSSPTRLKSRCELTGRPRGYLRKFKLSRIAFRELAHKGQIPGVTKASW; from the coding sequence ATGGCTAAGAAGTCGAAAGTGGTTAAAGAGAAGAAACGTCAGGAAATTGTAGCTAAATATACGGATCTGAGACGTGAACTGAAAGCAAATGGGGACTACGAAGCATTACAGAAGCTTCCGCGTGATTCTTCCCCGACCCGTCTGAAAAGTCGTTGTGAGCTGACAGGCAGACCGAGAGGTTACCTGCGCAAATTCAAGCTGTCCCGTATCGCGTTCCGCGAGCTGGCTCATAAAGGCCAAATTCCAGGCGTTACGAAAGCCAGCTGGTAA
- a CDS encoding NAD(P)/FAD-dependent oxidoreductase, with translation MNQLDCIIVGAGPAGIGMGNVLQDLGVTEFVILERGEVGSSFLLWQKEMRLLTPSFTGNAYGMLDLNAVTMNTSPAYTLGTEHPSGREYAAYLQAVATFKELPIETGIDVISVRKTASGFQVETSKGTKLAKHVIWAGGEFQYPRLDGFPGADLCLHTSLIQDWTQVESGEVVIIGGYESGADAAIHLARLGKKVQVIDRNGRWHVKGSSDPSVELSPYTKDRLRDISSTGHATFVNGYTVYRVEAAGDNLYDVYCEDADGNTMMLQTGHAPILASGFKGSITLIEDLFEKDEQGRVLLNTKDESTITPGLFLVGPGVAHGNLLFCFIYKFRQRFAVVGQVIGNNLSLEMPMLDTYRKEGLLLDDLSCCGEECKC, from the coding sequence ATGAATCAGTTGGATTGTATTATTGTTGGTGCAGGGCCTGCGGGCATCGGCATGGGGAATGTGTTGCAAGATCTGGGTGTAACTGAGTTTGTCATTTTGGAGCGTGGAGAGGTCGGGTCCAGCTTTTTATTATGGCAAAAGGAAATGCGTTTACTGACGCCTTCTTTTACGGGCAATGCTTACGGCATGCTGGATCTGAACGCGGTGACGATGAATACATCTCCGGCCTATACACTCGGTACGGAGCATCCGTCAGGACGGGAATATGCTGCTTATCTGCAAGCTGTTGCTACATTTAAGGAATTGCCGATTGAAACGGGCATAGATGTTATTTCGGTCCGCAAAACAGCCTCAGGCTTTCAGGTGGAAACGTCCAAGGGAACGAAGCTGGCGAAGCACGTGATTTGGGCAGGCGGTGAATTTCAGTATCCACGGCTGGACGGGTTTCCCGGTGCAGACCTTTGTTTACACACTAGCTTGATTCAGGACTGGACGCAGGTGGAAAGTGGCGAAGTGGTCATTATCGGCGGCTATGAAAGCGGAGCGGATGCGGCAATTCATTTGGCACGGCTAGGCAAAAAGGTACAGGTCATTGATCGCAACGGAAGATGGCATGTCAAGGGGAGCAGCGATCCGAGTGTCGAGCTGAGTCCTTATACGAAGGATCGTCTACGTGATATTTCATCGACAGGGCACGCTACTTTCGTAAATGGATATACAGTATACCGTGTCGAGGCTGCTGGAGATAACCTGTATGATGTCTATTGTGAGGATGCAGATGGCAATACGATGATGCTTCAGACCGGACATGCCCCGATTTTAGCGTCAGGCTTTAAAGGCAGCATTACTTTAATAGAAGATTTATTTGAAAAGGACGAGCAGGGACGGGTACTGCTGAATACCAAGGATGAATCTACCATTACACCTGGGCTGTTTCTTGTTGGACCGGGCGTAGCCCACGGCAATCTCTTGTTCTGCTTTATTTATAAATTTAGACAGCGCTTTGCAGTGGTAGGTCAAGTGATCGGGAATAACCTGTCACTAGAAATGCCTATGTTGGACACTTACCGGAAAGAAGGGCTGTTGCTGGACGATTTGAGCTGCTGTGGCGAGGAATGTAAATGCTGA
- a CDS encoding cation diffusion facilitator family transporter, with translation MDEQQKKDSFWSLVKKGNKSSGSAALGNTGIALIKGIAFALTGSGSMFATMMHSIADAVNQVFVFVGSVLAEKKPTKRFPTGFGRVINLFCMVAVIVVTIMAYETALEGIHLLQHPAESTHGFWINVVVLILSLVVDGFVWSKAMKEVLHESRVEAKGFGIFTSAFRHVGRAAPPTRLVFYEDLVATTGGVLALLAVVVTSLTNFKLLDGISSILIGCLMVGVAFRVGYDNMVGLIGVSAPPDIEERVASIILADTHVTDIYQMRILQEGRYYHVEGLIELTPGMTLADADDIKFRVEDALLRDPNISDAALGILEDDGIKNWKPEKPKA, from the coding sequence ATGGATGAGCAGCAGAAAAAAGATTCATTTTGGAGTCTGGTGAAAAAGGGGAACAAGTCCTCAGGCTCAGCAGCGCTGGGTAATACCGGCATTGCGCTAATTAAGGGGATTGCTTTTGCCTTGACAGGCAGCGGTTCCATGTTTGCCACAATGATGCATTCGATTGCAGATGCGGTGAACCAGGTGTTTGTATTCGTGGGCAGCGTGCTGGCAGAAAAAAAGCCGACAAAGCGCTTTCCTACCGGCTTTGGACGGGTGATTAACCTGTTTTGTATGGTCGCTGTTATTGTCGTGACGATCATGGCCTATGAAACCGCATTGGAAGGCATCCATTTATTACAGCATCCGGCTGAATCCACGCATGGATTTTGGATTAATGTGGTGGTCCTGATTTTGTCTCTGGTGGTTGACGGGTTTGTATGGAGCAAAGCGATGAAGGAAGTGCTGCATGAATCCAGAGTTGAGGCGAAGGGGTTCGGCATTTTTACCTCTGCGTTTCGTCATGTGGGACGTGCTGCGCCGCCAACTCGTCTGGTGTTTTATGAGGATCTGGTAGCAACAACGGGGGGTGTGCTTGCCCTGCTGGCCGTTGTGGTTACCTCGCTGACCAATTTTAAACTGCTGGACGGGATATCGAGTATTCTCATCGGCTGTCTTATGGTAGGCGTTGCGTTTCGGGTTGGCTACGACAATATGGTGGGCTTGATTGGAGTATCTGCTCCCCCTGATATCGAAGAACGCGTGGCCTCCATTATTCTTGCAGATACGCATGTGACGGATATTTACCAAATGCGTATTTTGCAGGAGGGACGCTACTATCACGTAGAAGGGCTGATCGAGCTTACACCAGGAATGACACTGGCAGATGCGGACGATATTAAATTCAGAGTCGAGGATGCTTTGTTACGTGATCCTAATATCTCAGATGCAGCACTTGGTATTCTGGAGGATGACGGGATTAAAAACTGGAAACCAGAAAAGCCCAAAGCCTAG
- a CDS encoding heparinase II/III family protein has protein sequence MSLLKEAWPASRLVTVLTGSSQDAARQQLRREWTKRLRVTVSEPIYAGLWKDIERVCENNRETPWPTLPLSLFRQFSNTGERKPYEDVYFERRGRLAALVLAAVAEPESWRIKEVESGLLDICGEYTWALPAHVREEDTVTPPWQQVDLFASETAQTLAEIILLLGEQLDSHVVVQVRGEIERRVLEPVFWEPRHFQWETADHNWAAVCASGCGIAALLLAEDDPHKAAAIEKMLGALDCFLAGYRDDGGCPEGVGYWVYGFGYFIHFADMLREFTGGAVDILTSEKVRQIAAFAERVHLSEGMFANYSDSSETERLPSGLISRLNALQGRPSTLPFRIPGLLEDPCRRWAHILRNLVWTNPLAFGNSEAVVHYLPQLGWLMCRVHSHSISGTPTVEQGPILAFSAKGGHNDEPHNHNDLGHFILHGGGENLLCDLGAGLYTKAYFSPGRESIINISSGGHSVPVINGTMQKSGAEAQAVVLDIALGEQGAAQADTRFKLDLTSAYPVEELALFTRSFAWNVLERNEGAKLTVTDHFEFETSDGSIQPWNVEENLISRIQPYTGTGFVEWKGASAAVRLDYDASVLRLEVEAVQHMDHDGVPFVFYKTSLGLASDRCGGAASVDCELFFTINHSSF, from the coding sequence ATGAGTCTTCTGAAGGAGGCTTGGCCTGCTTCGCGGCTCGTCACGGTGCTGACTGGCAGTTCGCAGGATGCAGCAAGGCAACAGTTAAGGCGTGAGTGGACGAAAAGGCTGCGGGTGACTGTCTCTGAGCCGATATACGCCGGGCTTTGGAAGGATATTGAGCGTGTATGTGAGAATAACCGGGAAACGCCATGGCCGACGCTTCCGTTGTCTCTGTTCCGGCAGTTTTCGAATACAGGGGAGCGCAAGCCATATGAGGATGTGTACTTTGAACGGCGCGGACGACTGGCAGCCCTCGTGCTGGCAGCCGTTGCCGAACCGGAGTCTTGGCGGATCAAAGAGGTGGAGAGCGGTCTCTTGGACATCTGCGGGGAGTATACATGGGCACTTCCTGCACATGTCAGGGAAGAGGATACGGTGACGCCGCCCTGGCAGCAGGTGGATTTATTTGCGTCTGAAACCGCGCAAACGCTGGCTGAAATCATACTGCTGCTCGGCGAGCAACTGGATAGTCATGTGGTCGTTCAGGTGCGCGGGGAGATCGAACGGCGTGTATTAGAACCGGTATTTTGGGAGCCGCGTCACTTCCAATGGGAGACAGCAGATCACAATTGGGCGGCTGTATGTGCTTCCGGTTGCGGAATCGCCGCATTGCTGCTGGCAGAAGATGATCCACACAAAGCTGCGGCTATCGAGAAAATGCTCGGTGCGCTGGACTGCTTCTTGGCAGGCTACAGGGACGACGGGGGTTGTCCCGAAGGAGTCGGTTATTGGGTGTATGGCTTTGGTTATTTTATCCATTTTGCCGATATGCTGCGTGAGTTTACCGGGGGGGCTGTGGATATCCTCACCTCGGAAAAGGTTAGGCAAATAGCGGCCTTTGCGGAACGGGTTCATCTGTCGGAAGGCATGTTTGCTAATTATTCGGACAGCAGTGAAACCGAACGCCTTCCATCTGGACTCATCTCTCGTTTGAATGCTTTGCAGGGACGACCGTCTACGCTGCCTTTCCGCATACCAGGTCTACTAGAAGACCCTTGCCGCCGTTGGGCGCATATATTGCGCAATCTAGTCTGGACGAATCCTTTGGCCTTTGGGAACAGTGAGGCCGTAGTCCATTATTTGCCACAGCTTGGGTGGTTGATGTGCCGCGTTCACAGCCACAGCATATCTGGAACTCCTACAGTGGAACAGGGCCCAATACTTGCTTTTTCAGCAAAGGGTGGGCATAACGATGAACCGCACAATCATAATGATCTGGGACATTTTATCCTTCATGGCGGTGGTGAAAATCTGCTGTGTGATCTGGGAGCCGGCTTATATACGAAAGCCTATTTCTCACCGGGGCGAGAGTCGATCATCAACATTTCCTCTGGTGGTCATTCTGTGCCTGTTATTAACGGGACCATGCAGAAATCAGGTGCGGAGGCCCAGGCGGTTGTGCTGGATATTGCCTTGGGAGAGCAAGGGGCGGCACAGGCGGACACAAGGTTTAAGCTGGATTTGACATCTGCGTATCCCGTAGAAGAATTGGCGCTGTTCACCCGCTCATTTGCATGGAATGTGTTGGAGAGGAACGAGGGGGCGAAGCTTACCGTCACAGATCATTTTGAGTTTGAGACGTCTGACGGGAGCATACAGCCGTGGAATGTGGAAGAGAACTTGATCAGCCGTATTCAGCCTTATACGGGAACAGGATTTGTGGAATGGAAGGGAGCGAGCGCGGCGGTCAGACTGGATTATGATGCCAGCGTGCTGCGTCTGGAGGTGGAGGCTGTGCAGCATATGGATCATGACGGGGTACCGTTTGTGTTTTACAAAACATCGTTAGGGCTGGCCTCGGATCGCTGTGGCGGCGCTGCAAGCGTGGATTGCGAGCTGTTTTTTACCATAAATCATTCTTCATTTTGA
- a CDS encoding glycoside hydrolase family 88 protein, translating into MTETAAWLEQSWELALDKTLALAARLGNAFPHVAEGGRYDHREEEWWTAGFYPGLLWLVNRARPDSGAARIAQQCEERLEKVLYNSEAIDHDLGFIWLLSGVTAHRLTGDPESRRRGLLAANLLAARFNVNGRFIRAWNFHAKDMDTRGVAIIDSMMNLPLLYWASKESGDPRFAALAVQHADTVAREFVRADGSIAHVVEFDPEIGKKRAEHGGQGFASGSAWARGTSWALYGFTLSYGYTRDSRYLKVAENTADFFLSQLGDACLPVWDFRAEEGHREAWDSSAAAIAASGLLELAKYSTRAEHFTTAAESILKGLHETCTAWEQDHEGLLMNGTVHYPEQKYINVPIIYGDYFFVEALAKLRGEEGLFSV; encoded by the coding sequence ATGACTGAAACAGCAGCATGGCTGGAACAATCGTGGGAGCTGGCTTTGGACAAAACGCTTGCCTTGGCGGCAAGACTGGGGAACGCCTTTCCACATGTTGCAGAAGGTGGACGTTATGATCATCGTGAGGAAGAATGGTGGACGGCAGGCTTTTATCCAGGTTTGCTATGGCTGGTAAATCGAGCACGCCCTGACAGCGGAGCTGCCAGAATTGCACAGCAGTGCGAGGAACGTCTGGAAAAGGTGCTATACAATAGTGAAGCCATAGACCATGATCTTGGCTTTATTTGGCTGTTGAGCGGTGTGACAGCCCATCGGTTGACTGGAGATCCAGAATCCAGAAGACGTGGGCTGTTAGCCGCTAACTTGCTTGCTGCTCGTTTTAACGTGAATGGCCGTTTTATTCGCGCGTGGAATTTCCATGCCAAGGACATGGATACGCGGGGCGTAGCGATTATAGACAGCATGATGAATCTGCCCTTACTCTATTGGGCTTCGAAGGAAAGCGGGGACCCGCGCTTTGCGGCTCTGGCTGTGCAGCATGCCGATACCGTAGCGCGTGAGTTTGTCCGTGCTGACGGTTCGATTGCGCATGTGGTCGAGTTCGATCCGGAGATTGGAAAAAAACGCGCCGAGCACGGCGGACAGGGATTTGCATCCGGCTCTGCCTGGGCACGTGGCACGTCATGGGCTTTGTACGGTTTTACGCTTTCGTACGGGTATACACGCGATTCGCGTTATTTGAAGGTAGCCGAGAACACGGCAGACTTTTTCCTGTCCCAACTGGGCGATGCTTGCCTGCCTGTGTGGGATTTTAGAGCGGAGGAGGGACACCGCGAAGCTTGGGATTCGTCTGCTGCGGCTATTGCGGCGAGTGGTCTGCTGGAGCTGGCAAAATATTCGACGCGTGCGGAGCATTTTACGACGGCAGCAGAATCCATTCTCAAGGGCTTGCATGAGACATGTACAGCATGGGAGCAGGATCATGAGGGACTGCTCATGAATGGAACTGTACATTATCCCGAGCAAAAATACATTAACGTTCCCATCATCTACGGCGATTATTTCTTTGTTGAGGCATTGGCAAAACTACGTGGAGAAGAAGGCTTGTTTAGTGTGTAA
- a CDS encoding RDD family protein has product METTNDSEKQIYGGFWKRTAAFVIDLIIVTVMALLVGGVFFMIPVSLDMEEIGFIKALHMLWPLIFWLLVPWLYCVLWESSNAQATPGKLAFSLIVVNEEGKRLGFMHASGRYWIKAISFMIAHIIYIVVAFTAKKQGLHDLCANTLVVNKKELQRHEQQPSLI; this is encoded by the coding sequence ATGGAAACAACTAACGATAGTGAGAAACAGATATACGGAGGGTTTTGGAAAAGGACGGCTGCGTTTGTGATTGATCTGATCATTGTAACTGTAATGGCTCTTTTAGTAGGCGGAGTATTTTTCATGATCCCAGTCTCGCTGGACATGGAGGAGATTGGTTTCATAAAAGCATTACATATGTTGTGGCCACTGATTTTTTGGCTCTTAGTGCCGTGGCTGTATTGTGTGCTTTGGGAGTCGTCAAATGCACAAGCAACGCCGGGCAAGCTTGCGTTTTCTCTAATTGTCGTGAACGAGGAAGGAAAGCGTCTTGGATTCATGCACGCCTCCGGGCGTTATTGGATTAAAGCTATTTCTTTTATGATTGCTCATATTATTTACATCGTTGTTGCTTTTACTGCAAAAAAACAGGGACTACACGATCTTTGTGCCAATACCTTGGTTGTGAATAAAAAAGAGCTGCAACGACATGAACAGCAACCGTCTTTAATTTAA
- a CDS encoding ATP-dependent DNA helicase, with the protein MTTYPFAFDPSKPFIEQASDWIADVFYEVLPEVGFEVRDEQIYMAFQLERAYKEKKTIFAEAGVGTGKTLVYLLYAIAYARYMRKPAIIACADESLIEQLVKPEGDIAKLARHLSLTIDARLGKSPDQYICLNKLDNVRSGLDDDADVFRDIYQDLPDFVHFPDTLQSFTPYGNRKEYPELTDGQWSRLGWDVFQDCLVCHQRHRCGQTLSRDHYRKAADLVICSHDFYMEHVWTYEARKREGQLPLLPEHSSVVFDEGHLLETAAQNALTYKLKHAQFEAIITRLLEGEVRESLAMTIEDAISQSEALFAALEKNSQPVQGSNRKEFTLNESLIREVNRFGELIGAIEEELVFESGLFSLDEYQVKIVEEHLEMIQTALALFKHPELLISWVMEDQDGLTLVVMPKMVKEILKERVFAQHIPIVFSSATLSVESSFDYMAQSLGIENPLTFSVASPYDYNDQMQAALYPLQAGHDPIQRALALLEKSQGRALILFPSQEELDAFRMGLAAYHGASAFRFLYEGSAEISHLISSFQNDEESVLCAVTLWEGLDIPGPSLSHVIIWSLPFPPNDPVFTALRKDATDPFMEIDMPHMALRLRQGIGRLIRSRNDRGWISIMGQDLNREEVRTQVLQLLPAGVECTVIEGNPEGMKTC; encoded by the coding sequence TTGACTACTTATCCTTTTGCCTTTGATCCGTCCAAGCCGTTTATTGAGCAGGCAAGTGACTGGATTGCGGATGTATTTTATGAAGTTTTGCCTGAAGTCGGCTTTGAGGTTCGGGATGAACAAATTTATATGGCATTCCAGTTGGAGCGTGCCTATAAGGAAAAGAAAACGATTTTCGCGGAAGCAGGTGTGGGCACAGGTAAAACACTGGTGTACCTCCTGTACGCTATTGCATATGCCCGGTACATGAGAAAGCCTGCGATTATCGCCTGTGCGGACGAGTCGCTGATTGAACAACTGGTAAAGCCGGAGGGAGATATCGCCAAGCTGGCGCGGCATTTGAGCCTGACGATTGATGCTCGGCTGGGGAAGTCGCCGGATCAGTATATTTGTCTGAACAAGCTGGATAACGTACGCAGCGGATTGGATGATGACGCGGATGTGTTCCGTGATATCTATCAGGACCTGCCGGATTTTGTCCATTTTCCGGATACGCTACAGTCCTTTACCCCTTATGGGAACCGCAAAGAGTATCCCGAGCTAACGGACGGACAGTGGAGCAGACTGGGCTGGGATGTATTTCAAGATTGCCTCGTTTGCCATCAGCGGCATCGTTGTGGACAGACGTTGTCCCGCGATCATTATCGCAAAGCGGCAGATCTGGTTATCTGCTCTCATGACTTTTATATGGAGCATGTCTGGACCTATGAGGCGAGAAAGCGTGAGGGCCAACTGCCGTTACTGCCGGAGCACAGCTCTGTTGTCTTTGACGAAGGGCATCTGCTGGAGACAGCGGCGCAGAATGCACTCACTTATAAGCTGAAGCACGCTCAATTTGAGGCCATTATTACCCGTCTGCTGGAGGGGGAAGTGCGGGAATCGCTGGCAATGACGATTGAAGATGCGATATCCCAAAGTGAAGCCTTGTTCGCTGCGCTCGAAAAGAACAGTCAGCCTGTACAAGGTTCTAATCGCAAGGAGTTTACCTTGAATGAGTCGTTGATTCGAGAGGTAAACCGCTTTGGCGAACTGATCGGTGCGATTGAGGAAGAGCTTGTATTTGAAAGCGGGTTATTCTCTCTGGATGAGTACCAGGTCAAAATCGTGGAAGAGCATCTGGAAATGATTCAGACGGCGTTGGCCTTGTTTAAGCATCCGGAACTCCTGATTTCGTGGGTGATGGAGGATCAGGATGGATTAACGCTTGTGGTTATGCCTAAGATGGTAAAAGAGATTCTCAAAGAACGAGTATTTGCGCAGCATATACCGATTGTATTCTCATCAGCTACACTTTCCGTGGAGAGTTCCTTTGATTATATGGCGCAAAGCCTCGGTATAGAAAATCCACTGACGTTTTCCGTTGCTTCACCGTATGATTACAACGATCAGATGCAAGCGGCATTATATCCGTTGCAGGCGGGGCATGATCCAATCCAGAGAGCGTTGGCCCTGCTGGAGAAATCGCAAGGTAGAGCGCTTATCCTGTTTCCTTCACAGGAGGAATTGGACGCATTCAGAATGGGGCTCGCAGCTTACCACGGAGCGTCTGCTTTTCGTTTTCTATATGAAGGATCGGCTGAAATCAGCCATCTAATCTCATCTTTCCAGAATGATGAGGAAAGCGTCTTGTGTGCTGTTACATTATGGGAAGGACTGGATATTCCGGGCCCGTCCCTGTCGCACGTCATCATCTGGTCGCTGCCTTTTCCTCCGAATGATCCGGTTTTTACGGCACTGCGCAAGGATGCGACAGATCCGTTTATGGAGATAGATATGCCTCATATGGCGCTCAGACTTAGACAAGGCATCGGGCGATTAATTCGCTCGCGGAATGATCGGGGCTGGATCTCCATCATGGGCCAGGATCTGAACCGCGAAGAAGTACGTACACAGGTTTTACAACTACTGCCTGCGGGCGTAGAATGCACTGTAATCGAAGGAAATCCGGAGGGAATGAAGACATGTTAA
- a CDS encoding DUF6509 family protein: MLNFTSYTVDQIKDAFGILSGQRYEFMIDVEVEEDDELYTENGLYIRTLYLVDEEKTGILKYELIEKVTNRYIELELEEDELQAVESFCKEHVQDGAVK, translated from the coding sequence ATGTTAAATTTTACATCGTACACGGTAGATCAGATTAAAGACGCTTTTGGTATTTTGAGTGGGCAGCGTTATGAATTTATGATTGATGTTGAGGTTGAAGAGGACGACGAGCTCTACACTGAAAACGGGCTGTATATCCGTACGCTTTATTTAGTAGATGAAGAGAAAACAGGAATATTGAAGTATGAGCTGATTGAAAAAGTAACGAACCGTTACATCGAGCTTGAACTGGAAGAGGATGAGTTGCAGGCTGTCGAGAGCTTTTGCAAAGAGCATGTGCAGGACGGAGCCGTAAAGTAG
- a CDS encoding PLP-dependent cysteine synthase family protein — protein sequence MNVYHNTLGLIGRTPLVELHSYSLPRGIRLFAKLEFMNPGGSVKDRVGKALIEKALKTGQLKPGGTLIEATAGNAGIGLAMAALHYNISVIFAVPEKFSQEKQELMKALGARIVHTPTSEGMKGAIEKTKELAAEFQDAYLPRQFSNLDNPEAYYTTMGPEIWNDLDGKVDVFVAGAGSGGTFMGTSRYLKEQNASIKTVIVEPEGSILNGGESGSHKTEGIGMELIPEFVDKSYFNAIHTISDVDAFNRVKELAAREGLLVGSSSGSALHAALLEAENAPDGAHIVTIFPDSSERYLSKKIYEGGI from the coding sequence ATGAATGTATATCATAATACTTTGGGATTAATCGGGCGCACGCCGCTAGTAGAACTGCACAGCTATTCTCTGCCGAGGGGAATTCGTCTGTTCGCCAAGCTGGAGTTTATGAACCCCGGCGGCAGCGTGAAGGACCGGGTGGGCAAGGCTCTGATTGAAAAAGCCTTAAAAACAGGTCAGTTGAAGCCTGGCGGAACTTTAATTGAAGCCACAGCAGGCAATGCAGGTATCGGTCTGGCTATGGCAGCGCTTCATTATAATATCTCGGTTATTTTTGCTGTGCCTGAAAAGTTCAGTCAAGAAAAGCAAGAACTAATGAAGGCGCTGGGAGCGCGTATCGTTCATACCCCGACAAGCGAGGGGATGAAGGGAGCCATCGAGAAAACGAAGGAGCTGGCTGCTGAATTTCAAGATGCATATTTGCCGCGTCAATTCAGCAATCTGGATAATCCAGAGGCTTATTACACGACGATGGGACCGGAAATTTGGAACGATCTGGACGGAAAAGTAGATGTATTTGTAGCAGGAGCAGGTTCGGGGGGAACCTTTATGGGGACCTCGCGTTACCTCAAGGAGCAAAATGCATCCATTAAAACCGTAATCGTGGAGCCGGAAGGTTCCATTTTGAACGGCGGAGAATCAGGCTCGCATAAAACAGAAGGAATTGGCATGGAATTGATTCCTGAGTTTGTGGATAAAAGTTATTTTAATGCCATTCATACGATTAGCGACGTCGATGCGTTCAACCGTGTCAAGGAGCTTGCAGCACGTGAAGGACTTCTTGTTGGCAGTTCATCCGGGTCGGCATTACATGCCGCTTTATTGGAAGCAGAGAACGCACCGGATGGCGCACATATCGTCACCATTTTCCCGGATAGCAGCGAACGCTATCTGAGCAAAAAAATATATGAAGGCGGGATATAA
- a CDS encoding bifunctional cystathionine gamma-lyase/homocysteine desulfhydrase → MKRKTKLIHGGLPTDPHTGAVNVPIYQVSTYEQEEIGVHKGYEYSRTGNPTRFALEELIKELEEGKRGFAFGSGMAAIHAVFSLFHAGDHILLTDDVYGGTYRIVSKVLNRIGIEATFVDTTDLEAVSKAIRPNTKALYVETPTNPLLKVTDIRAVSELVKKHDLLLIVDNTFATPYWQTPITLGADIVIHSATKYLGGHSDVVAGLAVVNSDELGEQLHFLQNAIGGILGPQDSWLLIRGIKTLGLRMEAIEQNAKEIAIFLEKHPKVSKVYYPGLESHAQHELSKIQADGFGGIISFDVGSDANAVSLLKKLKYFTLAESLGAVESLISVPARMTHASIPVERRAELGITEGLVRISVGIEDLEDLIEDLQSALQG, encoded by the coding sequence ATGAAACGTAAAACAAAGCTGATTCATGGCGGTCTCCCTACCGATCCGCATACTGGTGCGGTTAACGTTCCTATTTATCAGGTAAGCACTTATGAGCAAGAGGAAATCGGCGTTCATAAAGGCTATGAATATTCGCGTACAGGCAATCCGACTCGCTTTGCACTGGAAGAGCTGATCAAGGAGCTGGAGGAAGGAAAACGCGGTTTTGCTTTCGGCTCGGGGATGGCAGCGATTCATGCGGTATTTTCACTGTTTCATGCTGGAGATCATATTTTGCTGACCGATGATGTATACGGAGGCACCTACCGTATTGTAAGCAAGGTGCTTAACCGGATTGGCATTGAGGCTACGTTTGTAGATACGACTGACCTGGAGGCTGTCTCCAAAGCGATTCGTCCAAATACGAAGGCACTGTATGTAGAAACGCCTACGAACCCGCTGCTGAAGGTTACGGATATCCGTGCGGTTTCGGAGCTGGTGAAAAAGCATGACCTATTGCTGATCGTGGACAATACATTTGCTACTCCATATTGGCAGACACCTATTACGCTTGGAGCCGATATCGTTATTCACTCCGCTACTAAATATTTGGGAGGCCACAGCGATGTTGTAGCTGGTCTGGCTGTTGTGAACAGCGATGAGTTGGGTGAGCAGCTTCATTTTCTGCAAAACGCTATTGGCGGTATTCTCGGTCCGCAGGATTCCTGGTTGTTGATCCGCGGGATCAAAACACTGGGTCTGCGTATGGAAGCCATTGAGCAAAATGCCAAGGAAATTGCGATCTTTTTGGAGAAGCATCCGAAGGTTAGCAAAGTGTATTACCCTGGACTGGAAAGCCATGCGCAGCACGAGCTGTCCAAAATTCAGGCCGATGGCTTTGGCGGCATTATTTCCTTTGATGTAGGTAGTGATGCCAACGCGGTTTCACTACTGAAAAAACTGAAATATTTTACGCTGGCTGAGAGCCTGGGAGCGGTTGAAAGTCTGATTAGTGTTCCGGCGCGCATGACACATGCCTCCATTCCGGTAGAACGTCGCGCAGAATTGGGTATTACCGAAGGACTGGTACGAATCTCCGTAGGGATTGAAGATCTGGAAGATTTAATTGAAGACTTACAGTCTGCATTGCAAGGCTAA